The sequence atattttatttatgtaaaaaatcctaaaaagagaattaaaggtCATTATGTAAATATCATTCATATTTTGCCATTTCAAtacttttcaaatattttttaaattccaatcaataattTAAATTGGAGAATTATTTGATATTGAAGGGTAACGGagtgtcaccaaaaaaaaaagaagggtaacggagtataataataaaattatttaatttagtgGTGTCCTGATCCCCTAACACTTAGAAGTCATAATCTATCCGAATCAAAACGATTCTTAATATTTGTGGCAGTGTGGTTTCGATAAGACGTTAATTAGTTAGGAACAAAAAAACGTGTACTACTTAGAAAAATTTTCTATTAGTTTATTTTTTGATGACCCTGCATTCTCccggagaaagaaaaaagaacatGATCTGACATTATGGAAATTGAAATAAATGGACCACTAATGATTTGGACTTGGAAACTGAAAGAAACATAGGTGGACCAATTGATATAATTGGTCATCCCACCACTTGTGTCAAAGAGGCCCTCTTAATTGGAACCTAGGCTTGGTTCCGGAATCTTGCTTGtcgattttgttttcaattattGTCACACAATTCTAACGTGCTCAAGTAGTTCACCATGCACGAGTTGTATTATTATATGGATAAGAGAACGTTGTCGCAtatatctattttattatattaaaataaattatttaaattgttatattattttttttattagaactCTTAGATATTTTTAAACTAATAAGAAGGATGCCAAGTGTTTATAGATTAGTTGAATTAGTGTTTGGGTGTACGAGGGTTATTGAGGAAGATGAATGgtctcaaaaaattttaaaaaatatatatataattccaaTACAATTCTAAACACAATTATTTatacttttttaattttattttcccctACTTTACTCTTTCATTGTGTTAAGCACTTAAACCCAATTATATATGTGACAAATATATAGTAAAAACAGTTTAGGTAGGTAAGAACATGAAAAAATTCTCGTGAGTAAGAATTGATTGATTTTGTAGGTTTAAATCGATTTTACCACAAATACACTTCTTTCGGTTTTAACAACAACATTAACCAGAAATTAACTCTAATAAGAAAAATCATAATGCCAAGTTATACTCAATGTCAAATAGCAATGGCAGCTAACAGATATGCGAAATACTTTGTTAAGCttttcaattgataattgaatactgattataattttataaataaaatacatGTGACAAATACCAGATAAGTCAGAAAAATGAGCTTGCTTTGCATACCCAATGGAAGGAAATGACACTTGATGAGAACTAATTTATTAGGCCTAAAGATCAAGGTAGTGATTTTGACAGCATAATCTTCTGAATTTCTTAACATTGAGGATTCCCATCCAGTGCCAAATTTATTGTTTGTTAGGCTATTATTCTATTTTGGTGTTGATTATTAATAATTAGGcacttttttaaaatatataattgaaGCTTTTTATTTaaagttttaattattttattagtccctataattttttaaaatttttaattaaatttctatatttttttcttttaattgggtccctgcaccattTTTTTTTAATCAGGCCTCTCTTGGCAGTAATTGGTTTAATTTTAtggggacccaactaaaaaaaaaatagtgcagGAATCCAAATAAAAGGAagaaaagtgtagggacccaatttaaaaaaagaatttggtgcaagaactcaattaaaaagaaaataagtataggaacctaattaaaaatttcgcaaaactataagaataacaaagtaattaaaccttatttaaaagataaaattttaaaattttcaatgagaataaatgtatatatattttttcaaaagaCAGGAAATCACATAATAATATAAAGTTAtgataataagaaaaaaaatgattgCATTGAGTAGCCAAataattattactattattactaCTAATTAAGTGCTAatctttcaaactaataattaATACTGATAAATATTCTTTTGAGAAATTTAATTAGTACTGAGAAAGTTGAAAGAAATTTCACTAGATAATAGTAATACACCGATTgattgatttttctatttttcttttttttttttttctatttttcaccGGCCTCACTTTTGCCATGAGTTGATTTTATTCCCCTAAATTGTAAGAGAGAAAAAGAACGCTTTTTAATTTACATATGGTCCTATAGTATGTGCTGGACTTCATTATGGGGGAGAAGTGTGCTTAATATGTTTGTGGTGTCAGGAATAACAACTCGGACCCTGTGATTTCTGCTTTTCAGACAATTTCCCTTTGCACTCAAAACGGAGGGTCCGagttcttttcaaaatcaaagttTGGAACTCGGACCATGCGACTTGTACTACTTTACATATTAAAAACTCACGTTAAGGTAACACGGAGGGTCCGATTTACAGCACCCCAAATTTTATATCTCCTTCGTGTATAAATCGGACCGTGCGATTTGACATGCAAaatttataaacaaaaaaaacGCACGGTCCGAGTTTTTCCCTATGAAACTGACAAAAAAACTGCCCCACATATACGTCTAGTCCCCCATGCTTCCATATCCAAGAAAAACACACATATAGGTTCCATTTCGATAAAATTGAGCCGAAAAAGAACAAAGATAATGACTATACAAGTGAAAATGGATCAGATGTTTCTGGTCCAAAGTTCACCCGCCTGTGCATCAGACTCGGGCAGGAATAGGTTAGGTTATCTGATCCAAAAGAGAATAAATTAAACTTATCTAAAATTGTACCAAGAAAAGTTTTAAATATATTCAATGTTATCCCTGGTTAAAATTAAATTTGACATGAATAATTAACATATTTAAGAGTCGATATAATATTCAATTTTAATATATGAGTAAAATTGAGTCAGTAATAATCACTAATATAAATATTCTTTCGTTAATTATTCTAGTGAAATTTAACGTACGACAACACTgaatttatttgaaattttttggGACTAAAAGAAGACGTTtaaaatattagagacaaaattaaaatttagctcaaatattaaaaactaaaatagtattttattttttatattttttaatgaaaaatgagTGGTATTGTTAATCTAGAATATAGCAAAAATTATGATAAAAATATTCCTTAGGTGTAACATATTCAAAGACACAAATTCTTCTATGAAATGGAAAATTTAATTGTGTGTGATGTTTTATTCTTTGATTAGattgaatttaaaaaagaaaaagaaatagtcTTGCAACAGGATTTCTTTTTTCATAGAAAAATACCTGGTTGCTATTGTAAAACTATAATATATCTCTAGAAATAGTAATAATTCAGTTTTTACAAGTGGGTGTTGTGATTGTGAAATGTATGATAGAAAAAACAAGTGCGAGTCCCCATTAAATGGACCACAATAATTTCCCTTAGAAACAAGAATTACACTACGCCAAGTCGCCAATAGCCATGGCGATCCTTATAAACAAGAAGCAAAGGTATATAGTCACAAGTCCTACCCCCAAGGATTTATCAAGCTTCATGTTCTTCTTTGGCAAAATCACAAGGGCCCAAAGAACCCCTCCCATCAAGAACAGTATTGTTTGATACAATGAAGTATCCTTAGGAATAACATAAGGATCAGGGTAATCATTCAATGCTGAGAGAACAAGGGGCAAGCCCAAGCCCATTAAGGTATTAAACATAGGCCCAGCATAGCATCCAGAAATAGCCATTTGGGCCCCATCTGGCCCACCATTCATAGCCATAGCACCATTTGCTATCAAATCACCAAGGGAATTACCCCAAGCTAGGACAGTTAACCCTAAAATTGAAGGGCTAACCCCAATTATGTTCCCAATTGAGACCAATAGTGAAACAAGCTCCTCAGCAATTAGATAAGTCCATGTTACACTCATTACAAATCCACCAGATAACCAAGGGAACAAGCATCTCCTTGGTGGGCTACAACTCTTTGTGGTCACACATGCCATGTTACCTAAAATTATTCCAACTAATGAAGAGGTTAAATAGGTAACTAAGCTGCTCCTTGAACTCACGTTCTCCTTTTGGGTGTTGTAAACTGTTGCCAACAAAACTGGTGCCAGTGTCACCGATATAACTGCATATGGCTTGGACCACTTCTCATCGTTCACAACTGGAATTGTAAGCCTTCTTGGTAGAGAAAGTGGCAACTCTAGAATTTGTAGAAACTTCCCCAAGTTATTCCAGTCAAATATCCTATTCTCCGCATGTTTCAAAATATCTGACACAAAAAAAAGTTCCCATATATTAagtgaaattaatttttaaaaaatattaggacatttgaatttattgtttatgacTATTATTTagtcatcaatttaatttctttagtttagttcttttaatctaataatctaacaatatactttatcctatatatttaaatattaatgactaattaatagctaaaaacaataaattataaTCCAATACATCCTTACATTTAAATTAAGgatatttttttaaacaattatATTAGTACATTCTTAACGTTCAAATAAAATACGATCGTTTTTAAATAGTTTTCCATTTAATCATGTCAAGATGGTGTTTGCACCAAGAGTATTGTTTTTCAAAACGTGATTAATATTAGAAATTGATAgatatattttataacaaaaatattatgtgtatataaaaaattaattcatcatatatttatatatatattgtttaaccCATTCTCAATACTTACTTAGTATAACAATAATTAATTTGGTGCTACACATGGTTCATTGTAAAATGAAGCGGAAGAGAAAGTAATATTTACCAAAAACTGGTCGTTGCTCTTCATCATTGGTTTCTTCAACAACTTTCTCTAAGTGGTTTGGTTTTTCATCATCAACATAACCCAACAACGGAATCCCAGATTCAAGCGATTCATCCGATGAGGACACAACCGCAAATTCTCCAGCTTCTTGTTTATCATCTCCATAGATAAAATGTGTGGCAGAAACAGCACAAACAtaaagaaaatatatagaaacATAGCAGATTGAGCCCAACAAGGAGAGTTTCCCAATGGAGATGATGATTAAGAGGACAAAGAGtgagaaaaggaagaaaataacATCTCTAATGAAACTTGCTTTATCAACCGCAACCTCTTTTGTGCTCACAAGAATGCTTATGATTCCCATAACAGCACTCGAGACAAAGAAAGCACCACCAAGAATGCTGTTGAGACCAACAGCACCATCGCTTGTTTTGGTGAAGGAGACGACGCTGGCGAAGAAATCGGGGGCACCGTTCCCTAGCGAGAGAAGGGTGACCCCTGCAATGGTTGGTGATAGTCTTAAGATTTTGGACAACCCTTCCAAATTGTTACAGAAGTAGTTGGAAGCCGTGTCGCCGAGCAGGTAGAAGAGGACGGAGAGCCACATGATTAGTAGTGTGTGGCCGAGAACAGGGGAGTTTCCCAGGCTGCAATAGAAGATTTGAAGGTAGTTTATGTAACCCTTTGATCTGCAATCTTCGTGGGTTTGGACGTAGTAGCATTTCGCGGCGTCATCGGAGAATGTATGCAGGTCTGTGCAGCCTTCCACACTCATGTCACTGCTTAGTAGCCTTGCATGGTTGAATCTTCTGTTCTTGATGGCAGGGGCACTTTTCCAATTATAATGCCTTTCGGGATCAATTTTTGAAGGTTTTATTAGAAGGAATACTAGGAGGAATATGAAGGATATGTTGAGAAAATGAGTGATTGATTTTCTGAATTTTGCCATATAATATAGCTTTTTAATTATAGCTAGAAgcaatttaatttgtatataataagaatataataataatgcaTGTGAATTACATTGCTAGAGAAATTTGTTGAGGATATGGTAATATTAGTGTGATGAAAAAAAATATGAGGGGATGATAAGAACTAAGAAGTGATGATTCCATGATTATGATGAAGTGTATATGAGGAGTAGTACTAAAAAGGGAGGAACTTGGAAGAAGAAGACAGAAGTAGGAAATTTAACTCTCAAAAAGTTATTGCAGTACTGGAATTGGATTATAGCAATGATGGAACAAGAAAGtttagacattattattattgttactaGAAATTACAACAAGGCAAAAAGCAACAGTTTATTGTTGCCATGTCCCATTCCCATGTGTGGGATTAGAGAgttaggtatatatatatatacgcatTTGTGTGGATATCAAAGGGACGTACAAATGGATCATGAAACCCGCAAACCAAGTGTATGtattcatttattttgttttatttttacaCAATTGATGGGGTATCTTTATTTTTGAATAAGTTTTCTGTAGTTAAATGGGACTAGAGGCCCGATAATGAAGAAAATTATTAGCGCTATTGAATTATTATTAAGCAAAGAAATAAGCTTATTGCGGTCATTAAAATAGGATTATGTTAGATAACTAATGACTTTCTTGACCAATATGAACAActatcaattaaataaaaatatactacaccTCTAAATTACCacataaatcttaatattagaataactatcTACACACTTAGTGAAATAAACATCCGATATatttattgttcacattgttagtattttcattgtttacctatacttttctattaaaataagataaagtataTGTATTCAATTAGGAGTGCAGTAAActagtaaaaattttattttaaaatttacacacaaaaaaaaaaaagtaaaaaaacatAGCTCTCCATTATCTCCTCCAAGGATGACGACTCCATTTTCACCTCCAATGACAACTACGCTTTTCACATCCACAGTGTCTCCCTTCTTTCCTCCAACAACGCCAACGCCATTCCCTCCCCCTCCAACGATGACgcacttcttcttcctctactagTTTcgaatgtttctttttttttccaataagtttcaaatatttttttatttttatgttttggatttttttttgaggttttggattttattttttaataattttaaatattttttttagtctttgaattttttcaataattttgaaCTTCTCGTTTTGTTAGGttttaaattcttttaaattgattttgaatATATATCTTACTTTTATTAGACTATAaatatttctatttctttttgttagattttgaatattctttttataacgaccttcttcttcttttaggttttagataatttttttacttgtttcaatgtttctttcttttaagttttggagatatttttttatatattttagatGTTTTTATGTGTCttctttttagattttagattattttttaatagttttagattttttattttttggattttttaatattttttatgtttgattttgttaaattttaaattttttaaaacgaTTTAGatatctctcttttttttaagtttgaatgtttttttattagattttgaatttttttaacaataattttagatgcttgtttttatttagttttaaatatttttatttaaattttgaatgcttcttttcatttgattttaaATGTTTCTCATGATAATTTGAATTCACattctcttaaaaaaaaatattcaacaaAAGAAAGTTAGTAGTTAGCTATAGTTGATTATATCCTTTATTAATTAACTAGCAAAACTGTTAAAATAAACATGAAGCCCCAATTTAAAAAATGTCTCTTATTTGATTTTGCAAGACTATCTTTTTATCGATACTTTTTTATAAGACCATCTGCTATCTTGTATTCTTGTTAGTTTCTTGATAAATATGCAACATCCGAATTTTTCAATCACGAGTTAGGAGAGatttaatttttagaataaaaGTTACATATGGGTGAAGATAGATATATTAAGAGGGAACCGAGATATTAAGCATGGAGTTAAGTTCCAACTAAGGATAGTAATGGATATTCGTGGGGATAGGTACTTCTTTCTGGCTTTCCATTTTTGTTTATGAAATTGTTCTCTGTCCTTATCTCATCTCTCTCAAAGATCACCGTTTAATTGTCCTGCAAAAATGG is a genomic window of Arachis ipaensis cultivar K30076 chromosome B06, Araip1.1, whole genome shotgun sequence containing:
- the LOC107604786 gene encoding cation/calcium exchanger 1, which translates into the protein MAKFRKSITHFLNISFIFLLVFLLIKPSKIDPERHYNWKSAPAIKNRRFNHARLLSSDMSVEGCTDLHTFSDDAAKCYYVQTHEDCRSKGYINYLQIFYCSLGNSPVLGHTLLIMWLSVLFYLLGDTASNYFCNNLEGLSKILRLSPTIAGVTLLSLGNGAPDFFASVVSFTKTSDGAVGLNSILGGAFFVSSAVMGIISILVSTKEVAVDKASFIRDVIFFLFSLFVLLIIISIGKLSLLGSICYVSIYFLYVCAVSATHFIYGDDKQEAGEFAVVSSSDESLESGIPLLGYVDDEKPNHLEKVVEETNDEEQRPVFDILKHAENRIFDWNNLGKFLQILELPLSLPRRLTIPVVNDEKWSKPYAVISVTLAPVLLATVYNTQKENVSSRSSLVTYLTSSLVGIILGNMACVTTKSCSPPRRCLFPWLSGGFVMSVTWTYLIAEELVSLLVSIGNIIGVSPSILGLTVLAWGNSLGDLIANGAMAMNGGPDGAQMAISGCYAGPMFNTLMGLGLPLVLSALNDYPDPYVIPKDTSLYQTILFLMGGVLWALVILPKKNMKLDKSLGVGLVTIYLCFLFIRIAMAIGDLA